A genome region from Solirubrobacter pauli includes the following:
- a CDS encoding glycosyltransferase: protein MRALIVSNMYPTAERPALGPFVRDQVEALRRRDDVEVELFAFGPGPRALASATRALRRRYRGQRFDIVHAHFGLTAWPAVLSRLGPVVVTLHGNDLLVRRSYLATRAILPFTALTAAVSRDFSSNLPGAGTRRRVAVLPVGIDVHRFRPIPRAEARARLGLDPEGPYLLFPHDPSRPLKRHDRAVEAAGDVPLLTLGGVPPDEVPYWINAANAVLVPSQTEGFGLAVIEALACGVPALGTPVGIHPVILEGIEGAYCGEWDRDAWRAALAPHLEAADPRVDGRARAELFSADAMAARVVDAWRDLLDERNA, encoded by the coding sequence GTGCGAGCCCTGATCGTGTCCAACATGTACCCGACAGCAGAACGCCCGGCGCTCGGCCCCTTCGTGCGTGACCAGGTGGAGGCGCTGCGCCGGCGCGACGACGTCGAGGTCGAGCTGTTCGCGTTCGGCCCAGGCCCGCGCGCGCTGGCGAGCGCCACCCGCGCGCTGCGCCGGCGCTACCGAGGACAGCGGTTCGACATCGTCCACGCGCACTTCGGGCTCACCGCCTGGCCGGCGGTCCTGTCGCGGCTCGGGCCGGTCGTCGTGACGCTGCACGGGAACGACCTGCTCGTGCGCCGCTCGTACCTCGCCACGCGCGCGATCCTCCCGTTCACGGCGCTGACGGCGGCGGTCTCACGCGACTTCAGCTCGAACCTGCCCGGCGCCGGCACCAGACGACGGGTCGCCGTGTTGCCGGTCGGCATCGACGTGCATCGCTTCCGTCCCATCCCGCGCGCGGAGGCGCGTGCGCGCCTGGGTCTGGACCCCGAGGGGCCGTACCTGTTGTTCCCGCACGACCCCTCGCGGCCGCTCAAGCGTCACGACCGCGCGGTGGAGGCCGCGGGTGACGTGCCGCTGCTCACGCTCGGCGGCGTCCCACCCGACGAGGTGCCCTACTGGATCAACGCGGCCAACGCCGTGCTGGTGCCGTCGCAGACCGAGGGGTTCGGGCTCGCGGTCATCGAGGCGCTCGCGTGCGGCGTCCCGGCGCTCGGCACGCCGGTCGGCATCCACCCCGTGATCCTCGAAGGCATCGAGGGCGCGTACTGCGGGGAGTGGGATCGAGACGCATGGCGCGCCGCGCTGGCGCCGCACCTCGAAGCGGCCGATCCGCGCGTCGACGGCCGCGCACGGGCCGAGCTGTTCTCCGCGGACGCGATGGCCGCGCGCGTCGTCGACGCCTGGCGCGATCTTCTCGACGAGCGCAACGCCTGA
- a CDS encoding HU family DNA-binding protein produces MTKNEFVDRVAADTGLSKKDAGAAVDSVLRSIESALGSGEEVNFTGFGKFHVAERGAREGRNPRTGETMTISASRVPRFTAGSGLKKAVK; encoded by the coding sequence ATGACGAAGAACGAGTTCGTCGACCGTGTCGCGGCAGACACCGGCTTGAGCAAGAAGGATGCGGGTGCAGCGGTCGATTCCGTGCTCCGCTCCATCGAGAGCGCTCTCGGCTCGGGCGAAGAGGTCAACTTCACCGGTTTCGGCAAGTTCCACGTCGCTGAACGCGGCGCTCGCGAGGGTCGGAACCCGCGTACCGGCGAGACCATGACCATCTCCGCCAGCCGGGTGCCGCGCTTCACGGCCGGCTCGGGCCTCAAGAAGGCCGTCAAGTAA
- the pyrF gene encoding orotidine-5'-phosphate decarboxylase, with protein MTASHSGNGRPSPSPTFGDRLSQAVAERESQIVLGIDPDPAKLWPAAIDRASEARARLALTFSDAEEAAGESPPSAGVVARLETAAAVLAHCRAMIDAVAPAVIAIKPQLACFERLGAPGWLALEHVTTYAHEQGLLVLADGKRGDVPVTAAAYGQALVASTPSPFGAVDGLGADAFTANPLLGRDSLEPLVQAARDHQAGVFVLVRTSNQGAADILDTRLENGERLWEHLARLVDDLGQAGPAGLKDIGAVTGATEPEHLARLRELMPRTPFLLPGIGAQGGDVSAIAPAFAPGKAGGLVTASRSIANAHETANRSPADAARAEAERLREQAWSL; from the coding sequence ATGACCGCTTCCCATTCGGGCAACGGCCGGCCAAGCCCCAGTCCGACGTTCGGCGACCGGCTGTCTCAGGCCGTCGCCGAACGTGAGTCCCAGATCGTGCTCGGCATCGATCCGGACCCGGCCAAGTTGTGGCCGGCCGCGATCGACCGGGCCAGTGAGGCGCGGGCCCGGCTCGCGCTGACGTTCTCGGACGCGGAAGAGGCAGCCGGCGAGTCCCCGCCCAGCGCGGGCGTCGTCGCGCGCCTCGAGACGGCCGCCGCCGTGCTCGCGCACTGCCGCGCGATGATCGACGCGGTCGCGCCCGCCGTGATCGCCATCAAGCCCCAGCTCGCCTGCTTCGAGCGCCTCGGCGCGCCCGGCTGGCTCGCGCTGGAGCACGTCACCACTTACGCGCACGAGCAGGGCCTGCTCGTGCTGGCCGACGGCAAGCGCGGAGACGTCCCCGTCACCGCGGCCGCGTACGGCCAGGCGCTCGTCGCCAGCACACCGTCGCCGTTCGGCGCGGTCGACGGCCTCGGCGCCGACGCCTTCACGGCCAACCCGCTGCTCGGTCGCGACTCGCTCGAGCCGCTCGTGCAGGCCGCGCGCGACCACCAGGCCGGCGTGTTCGTGCTCGTCCGCACGTCCAACCAGGGCGCCGCGGACATCCTCGACACCCGGCTCGAGAACGGCGAGCGGCTGTGGGAGCACCTTGCACGGCTCGTCGACGACCTCGGCCAGGCCGGGCCGGCCGGGCTCAAGGACATCGGCGCGGTCACCGGAGCCACCGAGCCCGAGCACCTCGCCCGCCTGCGGGAGCTGATGCCGCGCACGCCGTTCCTGCTGCCGGGGATCGGCGCCCAGGGCGGCGACGTCAGCGCCATCGCGCCCGCGTTCGCCCCCGGGAAGGCCGGAGGGCTCGTCACCGCCTCACGCTCGATCGCCAACGCGCACGAGACCGCCAACCGCAGCCCGGCAGACGCTGCCCGTGCCGAAGCGGAGCGGCTCCGTGAGCAGGCGTGGTCCCTCTAG
- a CDS encoding SPOR domain-containing protein: MACGAAAGTEVVESRGWRVPIYLGGGLVALAILGVILAIAAMSDREETAQNPTPTPSASAAPPATTTPSPLPTTDPVPTATVDPLNPEATPTVDPLNPEATVAPEDTPSPEPTTEPTPAPTDDPGLGTTGSFSGNNGDWTIIIASETSESKANKVADQAADKNITAEVLNSDDYSSLNGGYWVVYSGAYAKKSEAEDALGPIRADYSDAYVKKIEE, translated from the coding sequence TTGGCGTGCGGTGCGGCGGCCGGGACGGAAGTGGTCGAGTCGCGGGGCTGGCGGGTGCCGATCTACCTCGGCGGCGGTCTGGTGGCGCTTGCGATCCTCGGCGTGATCCTGGCGATCGCGGCGATGTCGGATCGGGAGGAGACGGCGCAGAACCCGACGCCCACGCCGTCCGCGAGTGCCGCGCCGCCGGCCACCACGACGCCTTCGCCGCTGCCGACGACCGATCCGGTGCCCACGGCGACGGTCGACCCGTTGAACCCGGAGGCGACGCCGACCGTCGATCCGCTCAACCCGGAGGCCACTGTGGCGCCGGAGGACACGCCGTCTCCGGAGCCGACCACGGAGCCGACCCCCGCCCCGACCGACGACCCCGGCCTGGGCACGACCGGCTCGTTCAGCGGGAACAACGGCGACTGGACGATCATCATCGCGTCCGAGACCAGCGAGTCGAAGGCGAACAAGGTCGCCGACCAGGCCGCGGACAAGAACATCACGGCCGAGGTGCTCAACTCGGACGACTACAGCTCGCTGAACGGCGGCTACTGGGTCGTCTACTCGGGCGCGTACGCGAAGAAGTCCGAGGCGGAGGACGCCCTCGGCCCGATCCGGGCCGACTACTCGGACGCGTACGTCAAGAAGATCGAAGAGTAA
- a CDS encoding LysM peptidoglycan-binding domain-containing protein produces MVGRNPARFLAPIALIAFAFALYSVLNSGNTPAGEDSGSRTSQEANPTPTETAEKKKSSKKRKTYTVKAGDTLSAIAEKNDMDLETLSELNPDLDASTLSPGQKIKLEG; encoded by the coding sequence ATGGTCGGTCGCAACCCCGCGCGCTTCCTGGCGCCCATCGCGCTGATCGCCTTCGCCTTCGCGCTCTACTCGGTGCTCAACTCGGGCAACACGCCCGCGGGCGAGGACTCGGGCAGCCGCACGAGCCAGGAGGCGAACCCGACGCCGACGGAGACCGCGGAGAAGAAGAAGTCCTCGAAGAAGCGCAAGACCTACACGGTCAAGGCGGGCGACACGCTCTCCGCCATCGCGGAGAAGAACGACATGGACCTGGAGACGTTGTCGGAGCTCAACCCGGATCTCGACGCGTCGACGCTGTCCCCCGGTCAGAAGATCAAGCTCGAAGGATGA
- the rdgB gene encoding RdgB/HAM1 family non-canonical purine NTP pyrophosphatase produces the protein MSLVLATRNAHKVREFERLMPGVAIEPLPDSAPTPEETGTTFAENALIKARSAAEATGKPAFADDSGVEAEALDWRPGVYSARFAGPDASDGENLAKLHREAPAGSRARYVCVIAHVTPDGDEHLFEGRCEGTLAAEPAGGGGFGYDPLFVPEEFPDRTMAELTDEQKDDISHRGKAAREFRAWLGR, from the coding sequence ATGAGCCTGGTCCTCGCCACCCGCAACGCCCACAAGGTCCGCGAGTTCGAGCGGCTGATGCCGGGCGTGGCGATCGAGCCTTTGCCCGACAGCGCCCCGACGCCCGAGGAGACCGGCACCACGTTCGCCGAGAACGCCCTGATCAAGGCGCGCAGCGCTGCCGAGGCGACCGGCAAGCCGGCGTTCGCCGACGACTCCGGCGTCGAGGCCGAAGCGCTGGACTGGCGGCCGGGCGTCTACTCGGCTCGCTTCGCCGGCCCGGACGCGTCCGACGGCGAGAACCTCGCCAAGCTCCACCGCGAAGCGCCGGCGGGCAGCCGTGCCCGCTACGTCTGCGTGATCGCCCACGTCACCCCGGACGGCGACGAGCACCTCTTCGAAGGTCGCTGCGAGGGCACCCTGGCGGCCGAGCCCGCAGGCGGCGGCGGCTTCGGCTACGACCCGCTGTTCGTGCCCGAGGAGTTCCCGGACCGCACGATGGCCGAGCTGACGGACGAGCAGAAGGACGACATCTCGCACCGGGGCAAGGCTGCGCGCGAGTTCCGCGCCTGGCTGGGCCGCTGA
- a CDS encoding hydantoinase B/oxoprolinase family protein, translating into MDPVTLRVASGALRAACEEMGAVLIRASHSANIKERRDASCALFDPRGELVMQAEHIPVHLGAMPAAVAAVARRDHAPGVSWVLNDPYAGGTHLPDITVITPAFADDELIGFAANRAHHADVGGPTPGSMPADSKTLDDEGVVISPQRLDEDAIERLVAQMRQPAQRRADLRAQLAANRTGVARLEELHARMPLAAAMAATIDYAERRTRAAIEALPDGEYTAADVLEAADEDLHLQLTATVRGDELHLDFTGSTDQHEGNLNCPLAVTVSACWFAVRVLTDPDIPPSSGAMRPVTVTAPEGSLLNANPPAAVVAGNVETSSRVADLVLKAFGHALGQGTMNNLTLGNDEFTYYETLGGGQGACADADGPSGVHVAMSNTLNTPVEALELEFPLKVVEYAVRRGSGGQGAHRGGDGIVRELEALAAMDYSLLTERRRHAPPGASGGRPGATGRNLIDGEEQPPKARGTLQPGQRLRIETPGGGGYG; encoded by the coding sequence ATGGACCCGGTAACGCTGCGCGTCGCGTCCGGCGCGCTCAGGGCCGCGTGCGAGGAGATGGGCGCCGTGCTCATCCGCGCCAGCCACAGCGCGAACATCAAGGAGCGGCGCGACGCCTCATGCGCGCTCTTCGATCCGCGTGGTGAGCTCGTCATGCAGGCCGAGCACATCCCGGTGCACCTGGGCGCGATGCCGGCGGCCGTCGCGGCGGTCGCGCGCCGCGACCACGCGCCCGGCGTCAGCTGGGTGCTCAACGACCCGTACGCCGGCGGCACACACCTCCCCGACATCACGGTCATCACCCCCGCCTTCGCCGACGACGAGCTGATCGGGTTCGCCGCCAACCGCGCGCACCACGCGGACGTCGGCGGCCCCACCCCCGGCTCGATGCCCGCCGACTCCAAGACCCTCGACGACGAGGGCGTGGTCATCAGCCCGCAGCGCCTCGACGAGGACGCGATCGAGCGGCTCGTGGCCCAGATGCGCCAGCCGGCGCAGCGCCGGGCCGACCTCCGTGCGCAGCTCGCCGCCAACCGCACCGGCGTCGCCCGCCTCGAGGAGCTGCACGCCCGGATGCCGCTCGCCGCGGCCATGGCAGCGACGATCGACTACGCCGAGCGGCGTACCCGGGCCGCGATCGAGGCGCTGCCGGACGGCGAGTACACGGCGGCGGACGTGCTCGAGGCGGCCGACGAGGATCTGCACCTGCAGCTCACCGCCACCGTCCGCGGCGACGAGCTGCACCTGGACTTCACGGGCTCCACCGACCAGCACGAGGGCAACCTCAACTGCCCGCTCGCGGTCACCGTCTCCGCCTGCTGGTTCGCCGTCCGCGTGCTCACCGACCCCGACATCCCGCCCAGCAGCGGCGCGATGCGCCCGGTGACGGTGACGGCGCCCGAGGGCTCGCTCCTGAACGCGAACCCACCCGCGGCGGTGGTCGCCGGCAACGTCGAGACGTCCAGCCGCGTCGCCGACCTCGTGCTCAAGGCCTTCGGCCACGCGCTCGGCCAGGGCACGATGAACAACCTCACGCTGGGCAACGACGAGTTCACGTACTACGAGACGCTCGGCGGCGGCCAAGGCGCGTGCGCGGACGCCGACGGCCCGAGCGGCGTGCACGTCGCGATGTCCAACACGCTCAACACGCCGGTCGAGGCGCTCGAGCTCGAGTTCCCGCTCAAGGTCGTCGAGTACGCCGTGCGCCGGGGCTCGGGCGGCCAGGGCGCCCACCGGGGCGGCGACGGCATCGTGCGCGAGCTCGAGGCGCTCGCGGCGATGGACTACTCGTTGCTCACCGAGCGCCGACGGCACGCGCCCCCCGGCGCGAGCGGTGGGCGGCCGGGCGCGACGGGCAGGAACCTGATCGACGGCGAGGAGCAGCCGCCGAAGGCGCGCGGCACGCTCCAGCCGGGACAACGACTACGGATAGAGACACCGGGAGGCGGCGGCTATGGCTGA
- a CDS encoding hydantoinase/oxoprolinase family protein: MLLGVDVGGTFTDAVLAVGGRLWTAKAPTTPHDQSEGVLDAVRAVLERAGEAAADVTTFAHGTTAATNALLEGEGAKTVFVATRGFEDVVELARQARADLYRLCEARPAPLVPPELRVGATERMTPAGPETALDVDDAVRAILALEPEAVAVCFLHAYRHPQHEQQLGDALREHDVHVSLSHQVVGTFREYERAATTELDAALSPLLAAYLRSLTRRAADAGLPEPSVMQSSGGLASVEQAADHAVLTVLSGPAGGAAGAAWAAAAAGEPDTLCFDMGGTSCDVCVVLGGEVREASGREVGGRPVALPMLDIHTVGAGGGSIAWRDAGGALRVGPRSAGARPGPAAYGHGGEEPTVTDANLLLGLLGGIAGGIELDRAAAERAVDALGDTLGLGRQETAEGIIRVANAEMVRALRVMTVERGVDPRSLALMAFGGAGGLHAAAIAEELGITKILCPRASGVLAALGLVVSERRRDAQRSVLLTADALTIEADELTQRAREELGDPDADVRVVAELRYRGQAFELSVPLSDHLEEDFHAAHEDAYGYRDPQAEVELVTLRATATTPGPGIDADAVGATAEGASRSTRTTLYGETEIIRGEPAPGERIQGPAVVELRESTLAVPPGWAAEVLGSGTIRIERWTR; encoded by the coding sequence ATGCTCCTGGGCGTGGACGTGGGCGGGACCTTCACCGATGCCGTGCTGGCGGTCGGCGGTCGGCTGTGGACGGCTAAGGCGCCGACGACGCCGCACGACCAGTCCGAGGGCGTGCTCGACGCCGTCCGGGCCGTGCTCGAGCGCGCCGGCGAAGCCGCCGCCGACGTGACCACGTTCGCGCACGGCACGACCGCGGCGACCAACGCGCTCCTCGAAGGCGAGGGCGCGAAGACGGTGTTCGTGGCCACCAGGGGCTTCGAGGACGTCGTCGAGCTCGCCCGGCAGGCGCGGGCGGACCTGTACCGCCTCTGCGAGGCCCGTCCGGCCCCGCTGGTGCCGCCGGAGCTGCGTGTCGGGGCGACGGAGCGGATGACGCCCGCCGGCCCGGAAACGGCCTTGGACGTCGACGACGCCGTGCGCGCGATCCTCGCCCTCGAGCCCGAGGCGGTCGCCGTCTGCTTCCTGCACGCCTACCGCCACCCGCAGCACGAGCAGCAGCTGGGCGACGCGCTCCGCGAGCACGATGTCCACGTCTCCCTCAGCCATCAGGTCGTCGGGACGTTCCGCGAGTACGAGCGCGCCGCGACGACCGAGCTGGACGCCGCCCTCTCCCCCCTTCTCGCCGCCTACCTGCGCAGCCTCACCCGCCGGGCCGCGGACGCGGGTCTGCCGGAGCCGAGCGTGATGCAGTCCAGTGGCGGGCTGGCGAGCGTCGAGCAGGCGGCCGACCACGCGGTGCTGACCGTGCTGTCCGGGCCCGCGGGCGGCGCGGCCGGGGCGGCGTGGGCGGCCGCCGCGGCCGGCGAGCCGGACACGCTGTGCTTCGACATGGGTGGCACCAGCTGCGACGTGTGCGTGGTGCTCGGCGGCGAGGTCCGCGAGGCGAGCGGGCGCGAGGTCGGCGGGCGGCCGGTCGCGCTGCCGATGCTCGACATCCACACGGTCGGCGCGGGCGGTGGCTCGATCGCCTGGCGCGACGCGGGCGGCGCGCTGCGGGTGGGTCCGCGGTCGGCGGGCGCGCGGCCGGGGCCGGCGGCGTACGGGCACGGCGGCGAGGAGCCGACCGTGACCGACGCGAACCTGCTCCTCGGCCTGCTGGGCGGGATCGCGGGCGGGATCGAGCTCGATCGCGCCGCCGCCGAGCGGGCCGTGGATGCCTTGGGCGACACGCTCGGCCTCGGCCGCCAGGAGACCGCGGAGGGGATCATCAGGGTCGCGAACGCCGAGATGGTCCGGGCGTTGCGCGTGATGACGGTCGAGCGCGGCGTCGACCCGCGCTCGCTCGCGCTGATGGCCTTCGGCGGCGCCGGTGGCCTGCACGCCGCCGCGATCGCCGAGGAGCTCGGCATCACGAAGATCCTCTGCCCGCGTGCGTCGGGTGTGCTCGCCGCGCTCGGGCTCGTCGTCTCCGAGCGCCGACGGGACGCCCAGCGCAGCGTCCTGCTCACGGCCGACGCGCTCACCATCGAAGCGGACGAGCTCACGCAGCGCGCACGCGAGGAGCTGGGCGACCCTGACGCCGACGTGCGGGTCGTCGCCGAGCTGCGCTACCGCGGCCAGGCGTTCGAGCTGAGCGTGCCGCTCTCGGATCACCTGGAGGAGGACTTCCACGCCGCGCACGAGGACGCCTACGGCTACCGTGACCCTCAAGCTGAGGTTGAGCTGGTGACGTTGCGGGCGACCGCCACGACGCCGGGCCCCGGGATCGACGCCGACGCCGTGGGCGCGACGGCGGAGGGCGCCAGCCGCAGCACGCGCACCACGCTCTACGGCGAGACGGAGATCATCCGCGGCGAGCCCGCGCCCGGCGAGCGCATCCAGGGCCCCGCGGTCGTCGAGCTGCGCGAGTCGACGCTGGCGGTCCCGCCGGGCTGGGCCGCCGAGGTCCTCGGCAGCGGGACGATCAGGATCGAGCGATGGACCCGGTAA
- a CDS encoding histone deacetylase family protein yields the protein MEETSRRAIWVRDEDFMAHDVPRHPERPARIRALEAEMSANGWFGARRVQAVEAERSWLHAVHPEEHVALIEAICADGGGAIDADTYLVPGSYGAALRAAGGAAQLVDALLGGDADVGVSALRPPGHHAEAARAMGFCFFGNVAVAARRATSAHGLERVMIVDWDVHHGNGTNDIFHADADVLFVSVHEYPLYPGTGPASDLGSGTGEGFTVNLPVPGGSGDAAYRSLVEHVAAGLIREWEPQLVLISAGFDAHRDDPLATCRVTEAGFAGMAASLRQAADAVGAPLGVVLEGGYDLGALSRSMAAVMPVLVDGVAPEVGDVAVHPLARDAAARLAPWWPGLTLRSS from the coding sequence ATGGAGGAGACATCCCGGCGCGCGATCTGGGTGCGCGATGAGGACTTCATGGCGCACGACGTACCGCGCCATCCCGAGCGGCCGGCGCGGATCCGGGCGCTCGAGGCCGAGATGAGCGCGAACGGCTGGTTCGGCGCCCGGCGCGTGCAGGCGGTGGAAGCCGAGCGGTCCTGGTTGCACGCGGTGCACCCGGAGGAGCACGTCGCGCTGATCGAGGCGATCTGCGCCGACGGCGGCGGCGCGATCGACGCCGACACGTACCTCGTGCCCGGCTCCTACGGCGCCGCGCTGCGCGCGGCGGGCGGTGCGGCGCAGCTGGTGGACGCGCTGCTCGGCGGCGACGCCGACGTGGGCGTGAGCGCGTTGCGCCCTCCCGGGCACCACGCCGAGGCGGCGCGCGCGATGGGGTTCTGCTTCTTCGGGAACGTCGCGGTCGCCGCGCGGCGCGCGACATCCGCCCACGGGCTCGAGCGGGTGATGATCGTCGACTGGGACGTCCACCACGGCAACGGCACCAACGACATCTTCCACGCGGACGCCGACGTGCTCTTCGTGTCGGTGCACGAGTACCCGCTGTATCCGGGCACGGGGCCCGCCTCCGACCTCGGCTCGGGCACGGGTGAGGGGTTCACCGTCAACCTGCCCGTGCCGGGCGGGAGCGGCGACGCCGCCTACCGGTCACTGGTCGAGCACGTCGCGGCCGGCCTGATCCGCGAGTGGGAGCCGCAGCTCGTCCTGATCTCCGCGGGCTTCGACGCGCACCGTGACGACCCGCTCGCGACCTGCCGCGTGACCGAGGCCGGCTTCGCGGGGATGGCCGCGTCCCTGCGCCAGGCCGCCGACGCGGTGGGCGCGCCGTTGGGCGTCGTCCTGGAAGGCGGCTACGACCTCGGCGCGCTGTCGCGCTCGATGGCGGCGGTCATGCCGGTGCTCGTGGACGGGGTTGCGCCCGAGGTGGGCGACGTGGCGGTCCACCCGCTCGCGCGGGACGCCGCCGCCCGGCTCGCGCCCTGGTGGCCGGGGCTTACTCTTCGATCTTCTTGA
- the rph gene encoding ribonuclease PH, with translation MSRERSGGRAPNELRPVTIEPGFVKTATGSALISCGGTRVICTASVQESVPRWLVGKGRGWMTAEYGMLPASTGERKQRDISKGRADGRSVEIQRLIGRSLRGIADLEALGERTIYVDCDVLEADGGTRCASITGGYVALALAVQRLQSQGLLTKSPLTGTIAAVSCGVVDGVPMLDLNYPEDSTAEVDANVVMTGEGGLVEVQATAERTPLSRAHLDELLALAQTGIEGLREAQEAALR, from the coding sequence ATGTCCCGCGAGAGAAGTGGCGGCCGCGCGCCGAACGAGCTCCGTCCCGTCACGATCGAGCCCGGCTTCGTGAAGACCGCGACGGGCAGCGCGCTGATCTCGTGCGGGGGCACCCGCGTGATCTGCACGGCCTCCGTGCAGGAGTCGGTGCCGCGCTGGCTGGTCGGCAAGGGCCGTGGCTGGATGACGGCCGAGTACGGGATGCTCCCCGCTTCGACCGGCGAGCGCAAGCAGCGCGACATCTCGAAGGGGCGGGCGGATGGGCGTTCGGTGGAGATCCAACGGCTGATCGGCCGCAGCCTGCGCGGGATCGCCGACCTCGAGGCGCTCGGCGAGCGCACGATCTACGTGGACTGCGATGTCCTGGAGGCCGACGGCGGCACGCGCTGCGCATCGATCACCGGCGGCTACGTGGCGCTGGCGCTCGCGGTGCAGCGCCTGCAGTCGCAGGGCCTGCTGACCAAGTCGCCCCTGACGGGGACGATCGCGGCCGTGTCCTGCGGTGTGGTCGACGGCGTTCCGATGCTCGACCTCAACTACCCAGAAGACAGCACCGCCGAGGTGGACGCCAACGTCGTCATGACGGGCGAGGGCGGTCTGGTCGAAGTGCAGGCGACCGCCGAGCGCACGCCGCTCAGCCGCGCGCACCTCGACGAGCTGCTCGCCCTGGCGCAGACCGGCATCGAGGGCCTGCGCGAGGCGCAGGAGGCCGCGCTGCGATGA
- a CDS encoding L-aspartate oxidase — protein MRSDLVVVGAGAAGLFAALTAARAGARVTLVSARPLAETASYWAQGGAAAALAVDDSPAIHLEDTLEAGRGLTRYSAAQVLTDEAAARVRDLQELGCQFDADRHGDLALGLEGGHRRRRIIHAGGSATGRRVLRALSAAAAEHPRITILEGERVAGLLDGGGVVLRDGERRIQARGTILATGGAAALWSRTTNPPGSFGSGLILARAAGAQLADLEFTQFHPTAVVGLKGREGFLISEAVRGEGATLHGPDGERFVDELKPRDHVARAIFNLPGQQAELDMTHVDPKRFPNIVEALQLAGLDPTRERIPVAPASHYVMGGIVTDLDGRATGAPRLYAVGECACTGLHGANRLASNSLSECFVFGRRAALAALDDPEPTDGAPIAADVTAPTRETRANVWRLAGLERTQANLERLREDPYPLARLVAASALHRHETRGAHGRAEYPDTDPALDAHHTILDPDTEIPRFEAWQHT, from the coding sequence GTGCGATCCGACCTCGTCGTCGTCGGTGCCGGCGCGGCCGGGCTGTTCGCGGCTTTGACCGCGGCGCGCGCGGGTGCCCGCGTGACGCTCGTCAGCGCGCGCCCGCTCGCCGAGACGGCCTCCTACTGGGCCCAGGGCGGCGCCGCCGCGGCGCTCGCCGTCGACGACTCGCCTGCCATCCACCTCGAGGACACGCTCGAGGCCGGCCGCGGGCTCACGCGGTACTCCGCCGCCCAGGTGCTGACGGACGAGGCCGCGGCCCGCGTGCGCGACCTGCAGGAGCTGGGCTGCCAGTTCGACGCCGACCGCCACGGCGACCTCGCGCTCGGCTTGGAGGGCGGCCACCGGCGCCGCCGCATCATCCACGCCGGCGGCAGCGCGACCGGCCGCCGGGTCCTGCGCGCGCTGTCCGCCGCCGCGGCTGAACACCCGCGGATCACGATCCTGGAAGGGGAACGGGTCGCCGGGCTGCTCGACGGCGGCGGCGTCGTGCTCCGCGACGGCGAACGCCGGATCCAAGCGCGCGGCACGATCCTGGCGACCGGCGGAGCAGCGGCGCTGTGGTCGCGCACGACCAACCCGCCCGGCTCGTTCGGCTCCGGGCTGATCCTCGCCCGCGCGGCGGGCGCGCAGCTGGCCGACCTCGAGTTCACGCAGTTCCACCCGACCGCGGTGGTCGGGCTCAAGGGCCGCGAGGGCTTCCTGATCTCCGAGGCGGTCCGCGGCGAGGGCGCCACGCTCCACGGGCCGGACGGCGAGCGGTTCGTGGACGAGCTCAAGCCCCGCGACCACGTCGCGCGCGCCATCTTCAACCTGCCCGGGCAGCAGGCTGAGCTCGACATGACGCACGTCGACCCGAAGCGGTTCCCGAACATCGTCGAGGCGCTTCAGCTCGCCGGGCTCGACCCGACGCGCGAGCGCATCCCGGTCGCGCCGGCCAGCCACTACGTGATGGGCGGCATCGTCACCGACCTCGACGGCCGCGCGACCGGAGCGCCACGCCTGTACGCGGTCGGCGAATGTGCGTGCACCGGGCTGCACGGAGCCAACCGCCTCGCGTCCAACAGCCTCAGCGAGTGCTTCGTGTTCGGGCGCCGGGCAGCGCTCGCGGCGCTCGACGACCCCGAGCCCACCGACGGCGCGCCGATCGCCGCCGACGTCACCGCGCCCACCCGCGAGACCCGCGCCAACGTCTGGAGGCTCGCCGGGCTCGAGCGGACGCAGGCCAACCTGGAGCGCCTGCGGGAGGACCCCTACCCGCTCGCGCGTCTCGTCGCCGCCAGCGCGCTGCACCGCCACGAGACCCGCGGGGCGCACGGCCGAGCGGAGTATCCCGACACCGACCCGGCGCTCGACGCGCACCACACGATCCTCGATCCAGACACCGAAATCCCGCGCTTCGAGGCCTGGCAGCACACCTGA